CTATGGAAATATGGCCTTATGCCCTTGGACGGTTCGCCGTTGATATTTCAACTCCAAACAGGGAATCCACCCAGTTAATCTATCCCACCATTGGCTCCTGCAGAATGTTCAACTTTATTTTTACCCCAAGCGTGCTCTGGGTGAATAACTTTATCTTTGAGGAAGAAACCGGGGACCAGCTCATATTGCTTCGTTTTAGGGATGCCCTGCCGGGAGTCTGGAGCATCCGGGTCCAAAGTGTTGAAAATGAGCCGATATCCTTTCACTCCTGGCTTCCTTCCGGTAATCTTATTTCAAATGATACCTTTTTTCTTAACCCAAATCCAGATACCACCATAACCTCTCCCGGCAACGGCCTTCACCAGCTGACAGTGACTGCCTATAACCAGTTTAATGACAGCATACTCATAGAATCAAGCAGAGGTTATACAAGGACCGGACTGGTCAAACCAGATATTGCAGCTCCAGGCTACCAGCTGCCCTGTGCCGTCCTGAGGAATCAGTACGGCACAATTACCGGAACAGGGGCAGCCGCCGCTCATACGACCGGCGCTATTGCCATGATCTTAGAATGGGGAATTGCAAGAGGGAATTATACATCCATGACAGGATACGATGTGAACCGCCTTCTTATAAGGGGCGCCAGGAGGGAAGGGGCCAATGTTTTCCCAAACAACATATGGGGATATGGCCAATTGGATGTAAACAATCTGTTCCGAAGGCTTACCAATGTATAATCTGTCTGCCGGGACCGGCGTAGATCCCTGGATCCAGGGTCACAGAATGAATGGGCAGACAAGGCTTGGCAGCCGGGTACGCGTAAGGGTGTCCCCCTCTATGAATATCATAGTTCGGGGACGCCCTTTAAAATTTGGATTTTTACGTCGTTTAATTCATTAAGGAAATGTGATATTTAAACTTCCGATAAATCTTCCATATAATAACTGCCGGCATACTGAAAAACAGATACAGAGTGGACACTCCACCTATGATTGCATAAACAACAATCAATAAAATAATAATGGCATTCATATATCACGCCTCCTTTTCTGCCTTTATTTTAGTAAAAATTACCATAAAAAGGAATAGAAAAAAGGCGATCTTAACACCATCTTAACAAAGCGCTGCCGTGACAATCCACATGGATCTCCTTTATAATGGAATTCGCTTGTATTTCCAATATAAGCGAACTGTTGATGAGTTACTATACAAAGGGAATGATAAATATGGCAGAAGTGACAATGTGCCAAAGCTGTGGTTTACCTTTTAACAAAGAACACTCTCATTTCATTACAATAGAGCCTGACGGAAGCTTGTGCCCATTATTTTTTCCTGAGTCTTGAATAGTAGGTATCTTCCATGGGAAGCTTTGGCCTTAATACATGGTCACGGGCATAGTAAGCTCCCTGGACAGCAGGTGCTGTGGGTATGGTAGTGATCTCCCCAATTCCCTTTGCACCATATGCCACTCCAAGCAAATCTTTCTTTTCCACGTAAATGGCATGAATATCGGGAATCTGGTCAGCTCTCATCAAGCCAAGGGTTCCGTATTTTACCTGGGGAACACAATCCTTTAAGGGCCAGTCTTCTGTCAGTGCATAGCCAAGGCCCATCAGAACTCCCCCTTCGATCTGCCCCTGTATTGCAATGGGATTGACCACCTTTCCAGAATCATGGGCAGCGTAAACTTCCTTTACACGTCCTTCATCATCTATAATGACCACATGGGTCGCGAACCCGTAGGCAACATGGCTTTTCGGATTAGGCTTATCCGCCCCCAGCTTATCTGTAGGCTCAAAATATTCTGAGAAAAATACCTTTCCTTCAAGGGCGGCTAAATCTCCGTCTGCCTCCTGCAATGCCTGACTTAAGTCTAAAGCAGCCATGCGGACCGCTTCTCCTGTAATCAGGGTTTGGCGGGAACCTGATGTTGTTCCTGAATCAGGAGCCACTTCCGAATTAGAGCCCATGTTTTTAATACACTTTCTTGGCAGCCCCGTTGTCTCTGCAACCATCTGTACAAATACCGTGGCGCAGCCCTGGCCGATATCGGAAGCCGCCGCATAAATTTCCACGATTCCGTTTTGAACCGCCAGCTTTGCCCGCCCTTTATCAGGCAGGCCAACGCCTACACCTGCATTTTTCATAGCACAGGCAATGCCCGCCCGTCCTGGATTTTGTTCATAGGCTTCCCGTACCGCCTCCAGGGTCTCTTTCAAAGCTGTAGAGCAGTCCGCAATCTGACCGTTTGGTAAAACCTTGCCCGGCTCAATGGCATTGCGGTAACGGATCTCCCAGGGGGATATCCCCACCATCTCTGCCAGTATATTGATATTGGATTCCAGGGCAAATTCACTTTGACATACACCGAAGCCTCTGAATGCTCCTGCCGGCGGATTATTGGTATAATATCCAAAGCCCCGTATATCCGTATTCTGATAGCAGTACGGTCCCACCGAATGGGTGCAGGCGCGCTCTAATACCGGCCCGCATAAAGACGCATAGGCACCTGTATCAAAGTAAATCTCACAGTCCAATCCGGTGAAAATACCATTTTCATCACAGCCAAGTGTAAAGGTTCCCTCCATGGGGTGGCGTTTTGGATGGAAATTCAACGATTCCTGGCGGGAAAATTTCACCTTTACCGGACGTTTTACCTTCAGGGCAGCCAATGCAGCAATATGCTGGACCGACACATCTTCCTTTCCGCCGAATCCGCCGCCTACCAGCTTATTTTCAACCACAATGCGGTCCTGCTGGTCTTCCCAGTTTAACATCATGGATATTTCATGTCTGGTATCATACACCCCTTGATCTGTAGAATACACTTTTACTCCATCTTTATAAGGAAATGCAACGGCGCATTCCGGTTCCAGAAACGCATGCTCTGTAAAAGGCGTTTTATAGCTTCTTGTTACTACGTATTTGGAATTTTCCAGAGCTGTTTTTGCATCCCCACGGGTCACATGGCGTGACTGGCATAGATTTCCATTTGGATGAATGGCCGGGGCTCCTTCCGCCTTGGCTTCATGAACATTTCTGACCGGCTCCAGTTCTTCATAGTCAATCTGGACCAGCTTTTTGGCTTTTTCCAGTATCTCTTCTGTTTCAGCAACAACCAGACAGATTGCATCGCCCACACAGCGGGTGATATCTCCTTTTGTGATCATTACATCCCAATCATGCTGGATATGTCCGACCTTGTTGTTTGGAACATCCGCAGCAGTTAAAACTGCCAGCACTCCCTGCAGAGCCAGAGCCTTTTCCATATGAATATCAAGTACCCTTGCCCTGGGATATTTGGAGCGCACCGCCGAGGCATATACCATTCCATCAAGAACCACATCATCCGGATATTCGCCATACCCCAGGACCTTTTCCCTGACATCGATACGAAACGCCCGCTTTCCTACGCCAAAATCGTCACCTGTTTCCAAATCCTTTTCTATGGTCTGTTCCCCACGGAAAATTGCAGCCGCAAGCTGGATTCCTTCAATGATTTTTTTGTATCCTGTACACCGGCAGATATTCCCCTTGATTGCCACCTTGATTTCCTCTTCCGACGGATCAGGATTTTTATCGATCAGGGCTTTTCCCGCCATAACCATACCGGGAATACAAAATCCGCATTGAACCGCACCTTTGGATCCAAATGCATAAACAAATGTCTCTTTTTCTTCACTGCTCATCCCTTCTATTGTTATAATATTGCGTCCCACTGCCCTTTTAGTGGTCAGAACACAGGCCTTTACCGCCTTGCCGTCTACAATGATGGTGCAAGTCCCGCAGGCTCCCTCGCTGCAACCATCTTTCACTGAAAAAAGCCGGAGATCATCACGCAGATACCGGAGCAGTGATTTATCCTGTGATGTTTCACATGTTCTTCCATTTACAGTAAAACTATATATTTTATCTTCCATTTCCTCACAAATCCTTCTCTACCGCATATTTATTGTTTTTCTCACTGTCCATGCTGTTTAAAGCACCGTAAAAATCCCATCCCTGTCAACGATGGTGCCCCGTGGACATTTTACCGCGCACATTCCACAGCTGATGCATAGATCTTCGTCAATGACCGCGCAATGACCCGTCACATGGATTGCCCCCACCGGACAGTTTTTCTCACAGAGCCGGCAGGAAATACAGCTCACCTCACATACTCCTTTTGCATCTGCTCCCCTGTCATGGTTGGAACAGCGGGGCATGATTGCCAAATCCGGCGGGATCAGGCGAATCAGATTTTTCGGACAGGCCTTCACACATAGACCGCAGCCCACACATGCTTTCGGATCTACCTCTGCCGTTCCATGGGAATTAATATGAATGGCCTTCAGCCGGCAGGCAGAAACGCAGCTGCCAAATCCAAGGCATCCGGAGGAACATTTAAGGATTCCCTCCGGATATTTCTCCATAACACTGACACAATTACCTTCTATCGCAGTTCTATCTGTTATTTCCGCTGCCCGCCTGCCCCCGCTGCAATAGACCAAAGCAACCTTTTTCTTCTTTTTCTGTTTCACAAGAAACTCATCCTTTCCATCCTTTTTCATAAAGACACGTAAATCGTCTTTTTACAGAATTCTAAATACAGAATCCTATTTTCAATATCATATAATTTTTTTACTTCCCTCCTATCCTCTCTCACAAGCTTTCCATGCTTTTTTCATCCTTGTCTTTTTGTAATTAACAAAATTTTTTAGATAAAAATAGAACAAATCTTGAAAAACTTGTTCAAACTGTCTAAAAAGCAGGAGGAATTTTCTCTTTTTTACCGATATAATTATATTAATATATCGGATTTAAAAAATCAAGCTAACAAAAATTTTGATTTTTTTATTTACGTTCCCCTTGCCACACACCTAAAAACTTTGTATAGTAAATTTGAGGTGATGAACGATGCGCGTAATTGCAAGAGTAAGGATCGGAAAAGATAAAATTTTCATGGGTAAAGGCGTAAAAGAAATGTTAGATGCCATTGAAATGTATAAATCCATTAAAAAAGCAACGGAACACACGGGGATTTCCTATCCAAAGGCCATCCGGATGATCCGGACCCTGGAAGAAGAACTGGGTTTTCCTGTTGTTATTTCTGAAAAGGGCGGAAATGAACGGGGAGGAACCCGTTTAACAGATAAAGGAAAAGAAGTCCTTGAAACCTATCGCAGGATTGAGAAATCCGTGGACGAATATGCAAAAAAGCTTGTTGAGGAAGAATTTCATTTTTAATATCCCAATGAGCAGGAAAGGATTTTCCATATTTTACAGAGCACTTTTCAAAAACGCATATTTTTTCCAGCCACTGTGCATACTCAACTCGTGAGGTGATGATATGAAGCTTTTGAGTCTCTGCGAGATCATATTTCAGTGTGCTTTATTTGCGTTAATAATTTTTCATGTTTTCAAACGGGAATTTAAGTTAATGAAGTCCGTTATCTTAGTATTTGTATTGTCATTCTTACCGGAATTATTAAATGCCTTATTTCGAATAAGAGTTGATGCTTTCAGCATCTTCGTGTATTTTATCATCATATTTATGGCATTGTACCTTGGAAGCTCTTTCCTTTTTTATGATAAATATAAATGGTGGGACCGGGCAATACATTTTCTGTCCGGCATCGGGTTTGCGGGCTTTGGAATTGCAATTGCAGGCACAAACTCCGGCATTATGAAACTGGTAGTTCTGTTATTGGGCTTTACCTTTCCCATAACTCTTCATGTAATTTGGGAAGTACTTGAATATTTAAGCGATTGCATCACTCATGGAAATGCACAGCGGTGGCAGAAAATCAATGCTTCTAATAACCATGTATCTGAAAAAGCAATTCAGCCCGCAGGTCTTGTGGATACAATGAATGATGCGATCTGCTGCATTGCCGGCTCCGGGCTTGCAGTTCTTATCTGGTGGTTTGTTATATAGCCACGAACCGATAACTCATGAATATATTCCTATATGCTTCTGAATATTTTTTCTTAAAAACTTTATAATATCTTATAAAACGAATTGAGGTGATTCTATATGCCAAAAGGAAATATTATTCCGGAAGCAAAGGCGGCCCTTGACCGGTTTAAGTATGAAATTGCAGAAGAGACTGGCTTCCCTATAAATAGCAATGATTATGGTAAGATGACATCTTATCAATATGGTTATATGGTTAAAAGAATGATTGAAGAGCAGGAAAAGCAGATAATGGATCAATCTTTATGACCATTTTAAGCGTTGACAGTCAAATAGCATTACCATATAAAAATCATATGATCAGAGAGGTCTAACCATGGGAAAATATAACAGCGGTGCGGAATTACCGGTGGGTTTTGGTTTGGCACTTGAAGAATATAAAGCAATGGATTACTTTTTCTCCTTACCCACTCAGACACAGCAGCAAATTATCGATCAAACTCTTATGATACAGTCGAGAGAAGAAATGCTTGCTTATGTTCAGTCTTTAGTGGCACCGAAATAAATAACAATCTCCAATTAAAAAACAGCCACACTTGCAAAAAGGCAGATACCTTTCACAAGTGTGACTGTTTTTTAATGAATCTCAATGATAAAAATAATCAGCTCTGGCAAAAGCCGTGTGCTACCGGAGTTCGTCCCTCCAGAACGCCACCCTCTTCTCATTTATCTCCTTTATCTTCTCCGGATCCACCTTGAAATTTCTCCTGATATCCATTAATCCATTGATTTCCTGCTGCACATCCGTGACCTGGGTATAGCAATAGCCGAGACATAGGGAATCCAAACATTATCTCCTGTTATGCTGTCAATCCCGGCTGCCGGTCTTTTACGTCTTAAAACATTCCATGG
The nucleotide sequence above comes from Lacrimispora sp. BS-2. Encoded proteins:
- a CDS encoding LysR family transcriptional regulator, which translates into the protein MRVIARVRIGKDKIFMGKGVKEMLDAIEMYKSIKKATEHTGISYPKAIRMIRTLEEELGFPVVISEKGGNERGGTRLTDKGKEVLETYRRIEKSVDEYAKKLVEEEFHF
- the xdh gene encoding selenium-dependent xanthine dehydrogenase translates to MEDKIYSFTVNGRTCETSQDKSLLRYLRDDLRLFSVKDGCSEGACGTCTIIVDGKAVKACVLTTKRAVGRNIITIEGMSSEEKETFVYAFGSKGAVQCGFCIPGMVMAGKALIDKNPDPSEEEIKVAIKGNICRCTGYKKIIEGIQLAAAIFRGEQTIEKDLETGDDFGVGKRAFRIDVREKVLGYGEYPDDVVLDGMVYASAVRSKYPRARVLDIHMEKALALQGVLAVLTAADVPNNKVGHIQHDWDVMITKGDITRCVGDAICLVVAETEEILEKAKKLVQIDYEELEPVRNVHEAKAEGAPAIHPNGNLCQSRHVTRGDAKTALENSKYVVTRSYKTPFTEHAFLEPECAVAFPYKDGVKVYSTDQGVYDTRHEISMMLNWEDQQDRIVVENKLVGGGFGGKEDVSVQHIAALAALKVKRPVKVKFSRQESLNFHPKRHPMEGTFTLGCDENGIFTGLDCEIYFDTGAYASLCGPVLERACTHSVGPYCYQNTDIRGFGYYTNNPPAGAFRGFGVCQSEFALESNINILAEMVGISPWEIRYRNAIEPGKVLPNGQIADCSTALKETLEAVREAYEQNPGRAGIACAMKNAGVGVGLPDKGRAKLAVQNGIVEIYAAASDIGQGCATVFVQMVAETTGLPRKCIKNMGSNSEVAPDSGTTSGSRQTLITGEAVRMAALDLSQALQEADGDLAALEGKVFFSEYFEPTDKLGADKPNPKSHVAYGFATHVVIIDDEGRVKEVYAAHDSGKVVNPIAIQGQIEGGVLMGLGYALTEDWPLKDCVPQVKYGTLGLMRADQIPDIHAIYVEKKDLLGVAYGAKGIGEITTIPTAPAVQGAYYARDHVLRPKLPMEDTYYSRLRKK
- a CDS encoding 4Fe-4S binding protein, with protein sequence MKQKKKKKVALVYCSGGRRAAEITDRTAIEGNCVSVMEKYPEGILKCSSGCLGFGSCVSACRLKAIHINSHGTAEVDPKACVGCGLCVKACPKNLIRLIPPDLAIMPRCSNHDRGADAKGVCEVSCISCRLCEKNCPVGAIHVTGHCAVIDEDLCISCGMCAVKCPRGTIVDRDGIFTVL
- a CDS encoding alpha/beta-type small acid-soluble spore protein, with protein sequence MPKGNIIPEAKAALDRFKYEIAEETGFPINSNDYGKMTSYQYGYMVKRMIEEQEKQIMDQSL